A segment of the Sulfurovum indicum genome:
ATTCAGTTCTCCATGTTCCTGTTTTGCAATACAGTAATCTATAAATTGTTTTGCTGCATTTTTATAGGGACCACGATAAATATCATACGGATGGGTATAAAAGAGTCTGACAACACGATTTTTAACTGTATAATCAACCAACTCCCGCAACATATCTGCGACATCCTTATCTGACACTTTCCCTTTGTCAAACTCATACAGGGATGCCTTGTTTCCGTATACAGCTACAGGAAAGGCAATGATATTTCGTGAAAGCATTTTGTTCTGATAGAATGTTCTGTTTGGAGAAGAACCGATATCTCCTGTATAATAGTAACTCTCCATACCAAGCGAGGCCAGTATCTCAACCGATTCCGGCTGGGGAAATACACCATTTGGAGCAGAATACTCTTTTATGGGATAGCCGGTGATCTTTTCAAGAGCCCTGTTGTTTATCTCAATATTCTTTTTAATCCCTTCCTTATCCAGTTTTCCTTTCTGTATACGATCGGCAAACCCGTTATGAAGCCAGCCTCCATGTGATCCTATGATGCCAAAACGCATTAGATCTTCTACAATCTTGTGTCCTTTTCCTTCAGCATCAAATCCGGCATTATCTCCCGGCACATAACAGTCTGGACCTGCCGTAATGTGAATAGAATACTTCAGTTTTGACGTAATATATCCATGGGTGATGAACCAGGGAAGTGAAGCATGTTCTTCATTGGAGTCAATATGCAGATTAAGTACAAGACCCCCTTTTGCATCAGGAGATGATACGATATGGGGAACCTTTACCATTTTGAACAAAAATGTTCTTAACACACTTCTTAAAAGCAGATCGTCACCGTTACCTTTCAAGGATGCCAGAGGAAGATTTACAAAAAGCAGCTCTCCTTTTCCGATATGCCTGCCTGAGAGAAGAGGTACTTTCTTCTTTGGTCCCTTTCCTGTGGCATAGATCCGGGATTCTTCTGTCTCCACCGTATACATATATGCATACGTATAGGTCAGTGTACCGTATCTATATCCTGTAATGTTATTGTTCTCATCACATTTCCCCCGGGGGATTCCAAAATAATCAGCATCCTCTCGGCTGCTGAAAGTCACCGGACCATACAGAAAAACATCTCTGCTCTTTTTATTTTCAACTACTCTTTTGATGCCGGCAAGCTTATCAAAAAGTGCGCCCTCATACCTGTATTTATTCTCTCTGTTCTGACTCCCCGCATCAGAAGCCAGCTGAACAGATCCACCCGCTTTGATATAGGAGGCTATCCATCCTGCAGTATCGGTACTCAGAACAGCAGCTGCACTGTCGGGATAAATAATTGCCGGTTTGCTTTTAAGTACATCTTCCGGATCGGCTGTAATAAGTTTTGCATTGGAGATGACAAGACAGGGCACCCCCTCTTCTTCAAGAACACTTAAAAATGCACGGACACCAAGGCTCTCCTTTTCCCCCTCCCCATATACAATAACAACTGCTGTCTGATCATTGATCAGACGGTCAACTTTTGCCTGTTCCTGATAGGTATAGACTCCGATCAACACGGTCCCTATGATCAAAAAGATACCATACAGAAACTTTTTGGTCATTTCACCTCTCCAACCTCATCGGTCAGAAGATAATTAAAAATGGCTACATGCTCAGCCAGCGTGATCATCTTTTTCGATATAACCGATTTTGGATGTTCACTTGTCCCGATTTGGGTATAAGAGTCTATCTCAATGGATGTTCTGGAGAACAGGTTGCCGACCACAAAACAGTTCTTCCCTATCTTTATGCTCCCTTCTGCAATAATATTGCCGTCTATAAAACAGTTGTCTCCCACCTCCACATCCCCATTTGATTTGATATTCCCGAATATCTTCGTATTCTGTTCCAGCATTAAATAGCCCTGTGTCACCAGAGAGTGGAACAGTATCGTATCTTTCTTGAGTGTATATTTCTTATCCGGTACATAGAGAAGATTCTCATCAATGCTTGGCTCGTCCAGGTGCTCTTCCCTTATGCCTTCAAGGTTTTTTCTAAAAGAGAAAGTATGGGATGTCAGAACCGGATACCCGTATAAGCGGCGGAAACTGACGCCTTTCTCCAAATGCATTGTACTCGTGCTGCTGGCTATATTGATGTGCGAATACCTGCCCACAGTAATTGTACTCTCCGAATCGATCCATCTGACAATACAGTTCTCCTCTCC
Coding sequences within it:
- a CDS encoding polysaccharide deacetylase family protein, with amino-acid sequence MTKKFLYGIFLIIGTVLIGVYTYQEQAKVDRLINDQTAVVIVYGEGEKESLGVRAFLSVLEEEGVPCLVISNAKLITADPEDVLKSKPAIIYPDSAAAVLSTDTAGWIASYIKAGGSVQLASDAGSQNRENKYRYEGALFDKLAGIKRVVENKKSRDVFLYGPVTFSSREDADYFGIPRGKCDENNNITGYRYGTLTYTYAYMYTVETEESRIYATGKGPKKKVPLLSGRHIGKGELLFVNLPLASLKGNGDDLLLRSVLRTFLFKMVKVPHIVSSPDAKGGLVLNLHIDSNEEHASLPWFITHGYITSKLKYSIHITAGPDCYVPGDNAGFDAEGKGHKIVEDLMRFGIIGSHGGWLHNGFADRIQKGKLDKEGIKKNIEINNRALEKITGYPIKEYSAPNGVFPQPESVEILASLGMESYYYTGDIGSSPNRTFYQNKMLSRNIIAFPVAVYGNKASLYEFDKGKVSDKDVADMLRELVDYTVKNRVVRLFYTHPYDIYRGPYKNAAKQFIDYCIAKQEHGELNVETMSYFRDFLLRLINTQKMIRWHDGVLDIGLSSKEGVGSMVIAVPKQYLNRTLKLPATVKKDELYYYVPTETNSTDYHMVFRYE
- a CDS encoding bactofilin family protein translates to MNSVDILLLEYTLGAIILMLIPLAPVIYAVWDRKGYEPLPVNLEYTKDPRAIAKYFDQYFHDSFGDKVLKPGEILNSKKLGKLEVVGETFHRSLYKDMVYIVGKAKVPDGSRFEREVISRDELEFGNRCYARVIKSQKKLILGEENCIVRWIDSESTITVGRYSHINIASSTSTMHLEKGVSFRRLYGYPVLTSHTFSFRKNLEGIREEHLDEPSIDENLLYVPDKKYTLKKDTILFHSLVTQGYLMLEQNTKIFGNIKSNGDVEVGDNCFIDGNIIAEGSIKIGKNCFVVGNLFSRTSIEIDSYTQIGTSEHPKSVISKKMITLAEHVAIFNYLLTDEVGEVK